The genome window AATCTTTGTCGTTGGTCAATTTAGTCAATGCCGAACCGTCCCGATTAATTACATACAAGTTGCTTGTGTCTCCTGGGATTTCGTTAAATATAAAAGCAATTTGCTGGCTGTCAGTAGACCAAGCTAATTCTGAAATTCCCGACGGTTTTAGCCTGGTAGCTAGTTGATTTAGCTGGTTCCCGTCAGCATTGATTGTGTAGAGTTTTTGATTGTTTAACTCTCCGGCGACGAAGGCAATAAATTTGCCATCCGGCGACCAGGAAAGTTCGTCGTATTTTCTGGGTTTTTGGGTGAGGTTGTTGCTTGTCCCCCGGTTAATGTCGAGCAGGTAGATATCTTGCTGTTCGCCTGCTGAATCGCCCGGTTTATTGTAATAGTAAGCAATGCGGCTGCTGTCGGGCGACCAAAATAGTTTGACGTTGTAAACCTCATGTTGCGGGTTGTTGGTCAAATTTTTGAGGTTGGTTCCATCGGCATTAATGGTGTAAATTTGCTGTTTCGGATAAGCGCCGAACAGGAAAGCAATTTTTCTGCGATCGGGCGACCAAACAAGCTGACTGCCGCCAGATATATATTCACCGGGACTTTTAGTTAGTTTGGTCATTCCCGAACCGTCGGTATTC of Oscillatoria nigro-viridis PCC 7112 contains these proteins:
- a CDS encoding TolB family protein, whose product is MEVGGYPSKTEISSEFYLSSDGQQVAFVKDKNIYKMNTDGSGMTKLTKSPGEYISGGSQLVWSPDRRKIAFLFGAYPKQQIYTINADGTNLKNLTNNPQHEVYNVKLFWSPDSSRIAYYYNKPGDSAGEQQDIYLLDINRGTSNNLTQKPRKYDELSWSPDGKFIAFVAGELNNQKLYTINADGNQLNQLATRLKPSGISELAWSTDSQQIAFIFNEIPGDTSNLYVINRDGSALTKLTNDKDLNASHPVWQPQ